The Magnetovibrio sp. PR-2 nucleotide sequence ACCCGATCCCGACAAACTCCAGACACCTCAACATTGTTTAATAGTAAGTAGCTCAATAAGAGTTCCCTGAACTTCAACAAAGGAGGATGTCATGTGGAACGAAGGCTCTTACCCGCACATGATGGGTGGTTTTGGATTTGGCGATGGTAGCTGGTGGTTGCCCATGGGATTCCATGGCCTCTTTTCTCTGCTGATCATCGGACTGCTGATCTATGGCATCGTACTTGCTGTGCGCAGTTTCACCAATGGCCACACCACAAACCCGGCACTTGATGCACTTGGGTCACGCTACGCCGCCGGTGAACTGAACCGCGAGGAGTATCTGCAAAAGAAAAAGGATATCGAAGACTAACACCCATTTTTAAGAGGTATACCATGACTGCACAGACGCATAGTGTTCCCCCAGAGCCTCCCCACTCCCCTGATGAAACCCGTTTGCGTTTCAACATTAAGGGAATGGGGTGTGCGTCGTGTGTCGCCACCATTGAGAACAGTCTTAGTTCTGTTCCTGGTGTGGAAAGCGCAAACGTCAATTTCGCCAACAACACAGCCGATGTCTCCTACAATCAGGATCAAGTGACGCCTGATGACATTTTCGAAGCTGTGCGTGATGTGGGATATCAGGCTAAAGAAGTTTCTCAAGCAACTGATGACGCGGTAAATAAGGATGAGGCGGAGCGTGCTGCTGAATACCGCATGCTGATGAATAAATTTCGCCTCGCTGCCCTGATCTCCGTACCCAACGTTCTATTGATGTATCCAAAGCTTGTTCCAGGCCTAACGACACTGATTCCACCTGGTAGCGAAGTGGAGCGTTTGGTTTGGGGCATTATGGGGTTGCTGACTTTACCGGTCCTCATATGGTCCGGTTCACAATTCTTTGTTGGCATGTGGGCGGCGTTGAAACATCGTTCCGCCAATATGCACACCCTGATTTCATTAGGTGTATCTGCCGCTTTCGGCTACTCAACCGTTGCGGTCCTGGTTCCTGGCCTGTTCCCCGAAGGGGCATCAACGGAGCCGTTCTGGGATGTCACCACTGTCGTCATAGCCTTGGTTGTTCTGGGATTGGCTTTGGA carries:
- a CDS encoding SHOCT domain-containing protein; its protein translation is MWNEGSYPHMMGGFGFGDGSWWLPMGFHGLFSLLIIGLLIYGIVLAVRSFTNGHTTNPALDALGSRYAAGELNREEYLQKKKDIED